In Erigeron canadensis isolate Cc75 chromosome 6, C_canadensis_v1, whole genome shotgun sequence, the following are encoded in one genomic region:
- the LOC122605899 gene encoding autophagy-related protein 13b isoform X2, with product MAVNPHTEPAKMEQIITEFFAKSLHIVLESRCPFVSSRNYSGEQILLSPSSSGSSSSSMRPRDKWFNLALRDCPAALENIDFWRQSNLEPMVVDVVLVQRPVNWDYGISSPRVGFERKERYPFGWKSDSDEFGCDGCSEKVIERWVVRYESKKGCKEGGTGSKRSSSTSSHALYKKSILLLRSLYVTVRLLPAYKIFREINSSGQIRTFNLIHRVSSSVEPLLRRDEAEMQPFMFTPVDTSCGKLCISLLYLPSISDTISESSTPMSPQFIPDYVGSPLADPLKRLPSVPVPQYSPSSSPFGRRHSWSYDTFRASPPSALPSPSPTYSESRTLHSKFGHRPPTSSRYSSLEAAQVPTKDMGYDEYFPSPNFSPSQSPSPPMCLQGSNMLKVLLRSDSAPVYIPTSRLGDAPLSHKPVLPPFSPPLKATRPSLSLVEKSSGMHQGAIATGKLLSLREEEIARPSSVKISSNSSPHKSFSRSFSRLSFEDSYDDSEFSGPFVVDDDEMMDHSSRPGSSDRSGNLGTPHDRSGPFTPRKSQDAAVGALVQMLKKAPPLRQDLHRSQNVCKPSRPENSSSQIKDQPVVEVAPSNMISSRVSGIKTTSDALEELKVYMDMKQLLLRQSDI from the exons ATGGCGGTTAATCCACATACGGAACCTGCGAAAATGGAACAGATAATAACCGAATTCTTTGCTAAAAGTTTGCATATAGTACTTGAATCTAGGTGTCCTTTCGTGTCGTCGCGTAACTATAGTGGTGAGCAGATATTGCTTTCACCTTCGTCGTCTGGTTCGTCGTCTTCTAGTATGAGACCTAGGGATAAGTGGTTTAACTTAGCTCTTAGGGACTGCCCTGCCGCGTTagaaaatattgatttttgGAGACAGAGTAATCTTGAGCCCATGGTGGTGGACGTTGTTTTGGTTCAGAGGCCTGTTAATTGGGATTATGGTATTAGTTCGCCGAGAGTAGGGTTTGAAAGGAAAGAGAGGTATCCGTTTGGTTGGAAATCGGATTCTGATGAGTTTGGGTGTGATGGGTGTAGTGAGAAGGTTATCGAGAGGTGGGTTGTGCGTTACGAGAGTAAGAAAGGTTGTAAGGAAGGTGGAACGGGGAGTAAGAGGTCTAGCTCTACAAGCTCACATGCGTTGTACAAGAAATCAATTTTGCTTTTGAGATCATTGTATGTTACTGTTAGGCTTTTACCTGCTTATAAGATTTTCCGTGAGATAAATTCGTCTGGGCAGATTCGAACGTTTAATTTAATTCATAGGGTGTCTTCTTCTGTTGAGCCTCTGCTTCGTAGAGACGAGGCTGAAATGCAGCCGTTTATGTTCACCCCGGTGGACACTTCTTGTGGGAAACTTTGTATTTCGTTATTGTATCTTCCTTCGATTTCTGATACCATTTCAGAGTCATCTACCCCGATGTCCCCACAGTTCATACCAGATTATGTGGGCAGTCCATTGGCAGATCCATTAAAAAGGCTACCATCAGTTCCGGTGCCACAATATTCACCATCATCTTCTCCATTTGGAAGACGTCATAGCTGGAGTTATGATACTTTTAGGGCATCTCCACCTTCGGCATTGCCATCACCTTCACCCACGTATTCCGAGTCACGAACTTTGCACTCTAAATTTGGCCATCGACCACCTACGAGCTCACGTTACTCTTCGTTAGAAGCAGCTCAAGTTCCTACCAAGGATATGGGATATGACGAGTACTTTCCATCGCCTAACTTTTCACCATCTCAATCTCCATCGCCACCTATGTGTCTTCAGGGAAGTAATATGTTGAAGGTTCTCTTACGGTCTGATAGTGCTCCTGTTTACATACCCACTTCTAGGCTTGGGGATGCACCTTTATCCCATAAGCCGGTTTTGCCACCCTTTTCTCCTCCTCTCAAAGCTACTAGACCTAGTCTTTCTTTAGTGGAGAAAAGCTCGGGTATGCACCAGGGTGCCATAGCTACTGGCAAG ttGTTATCTCTGCGGGAAGAAGAGATCGCAAGGCCATCGTCTGTGAAGATTTCATCTAACAGCTCTCCACACAAATCTTTTTCCAGAAGCTTTAGTAGGTTATCATTTGAAGATAGTTATGATGACTCTGAGTTTTCAGGTCCCTTTGTGGTGGATGATGATGAAATGATGGATCACAGTAGCAG GCCTGGTTCATCTGATCGATCAGGAAATCTTGGCACACCGCATGACCGATCAGGGCCATTCACACCAAGAAAGTCACAAGATGCTGCAGTTGGTGCTCTTGTTCAGATGCTGAAAAAAGCACCGCCTCTTAGACAAGATTTACATCGATCACAGAACGTTTGTAAACCCTCAAGGCCTGAGAATTCGTCCAGTCAGATCAAAGACCAGCCTGTTGTTGAAGTTGCTCCTTCAAATATGATATCTTCTAGGGTTTCTGGCATCAAGACCACATCTGATGCATTAGAGGAGCTGAAAGTGTATATGGACATGAAACAACTTCTGTTAAGGCAATCAG ATATTTAA
- the LOC122605899 gene encoding autophagy-related protein 13b isoform X1 translates to MAVNPHTEPAKMEQIITEFFAKSLHIVLESRCPFVSSRNYSGEQILLSPSSSGSSSSSMRPRDKWFNLALRDCPAALENIDFWRQSNLEPMVVDVVLVQRPVNWDYGISSPRVGFERKERYPFGWKSDSDEFGCDGCSEKVIERWVVRYESKKGCKEGGTGSKRSSSTSSHALYKKSILLLRSLYVTVRLLPAYKIFREINSSGQIRTFNLIHRVSSSVEPLLRRDEAEMQPFMFTPVDTSCGKLCISLLYLPSISDTISESSTPMSPQFIPDYVGSPLADPLKRLPSVPVPQYSPSSSPFGRRHSWSYDTFRASPPSALPSPSPTYSESRTLHSKFGHRPPTSSRYSSLEAAQVPTKDMGYDEYFPSPNFSPSQSPSPPMCLQGSNMLKVLLRSDSAPVYIPTSRLGDAPLSHKPVLPPFSPPLKATRPSLSLVEKSSGMHQGAIATGKLLSLREEEIARPSSVKISSNSSPHKSFSRSFSRLSFEDSYDDSEFSGPFVVDDDEMMDHSSRPGSSDRSGNLGTPHDRSGPFTPRKSQDAAVGALVQMLKKAPPLRQDLHRSQNVCKPSRPENSSSQIKDQPVVEVAPSNMISSRVSGIKTTSDALEELKVYMDMKQLLLRQSGKS, encoded by the exons ATGGCGGTTAATCCACATACGGAACCTGCGAAAATGGAACAGATAATAACCGAATTCTTTGCTAAAAGTTTGCATATAGTACTTGAATCTAGGTGTCCTTTCGTGTCGTCGCGTAACTATAGTGGTGAGCAGATATTGCTTTCACCTTCGTCGTCTGGTTCGTCGTCTTCTAGTATGAGACCTAGGGATAAGTGGTTTAACTTAGCTCTTAGGGACTGCCCTGCCGCGTTagaaaatattgatttttgGAGACAGAGTAATCTTGAGCCCATGGTGGTGGACGTTGTTTTGGTTCAGAGGCCTGTTAATTGGGATTATGGTATTAGTTCGCCGAGAGTAGGGTTTGAAAGGAAAGAGAGGTATCCGTTTGGTTGGAAATCGGATTCTGATGAGTTTGGGTGTGATGGGTGTAGTGAGAAGGTTATCGAGAGGTGGGTTGTGCGTTACGAGAGTAAGAAAGGTTGTAAGGAAGGTGGAACGGGGAGTAAGAGGTCTAGCTCTACAAGCTCACATGCGTTGTACAAGAAATCAATTTTGCTTTTGAGATCATTGTATGTTACTGTTAGGCTTTTACCTGCTTATAAGATTTTCCGTGAGATAAATTCGTCTGGGCAGATTCGAACGTTTAATTTAATTCATAGGGTGTCTTCTTCTGTTGAGCCTCTGCTTCGTAGAGACGAGGCTGAAATGCAGCCGTTTATGTTCACCCCGGTGGACACTTCTTGTGGGAAACTTTGTATTTCGTTATTGTATCTTCCTTCGATTTCTGATACCATTTCAGAGTCATCTACCCCGATGTCCCCACAGTTCATACCAGATTATGTGGGCAGTCCATTGGCAGATCCATTAAAAAGGCTACCATCAGTTCCGGTGCCACAATATTCACCATCATCTTCTCCATTTGGAAGACGTCATAGCTGGAGTTATGATACTTTTAGGGCATCTCCACCTTCGGCATTGCCATCACCTTCACCCACGTATTCCGAGTCACGAACTTTGCACTCTAAATTTGGCCATCGACCACCTACGAGCTCACGTTACTCTTCGTTAGAAGCAGCTCAAGTTCCTACCAAGGATATGGGATATGACGAGTACTTTCCATCGCCTAACTTTTCACCATCTCAATCTCCATCGCCACCTATGTGTCTTCAGGGAAGTAATATGTTGAAGGTTCTCTTACGGTCTGATAGTGCTCCTGTTTACATACCCACTTCTAGGCTTGGGGATGCACCTTTATCCCATAAGCCGGTTTTGCCACCCTTTTCTCCTCCTCTCAAAGCTACTAGACCTAGTCTTTCTTTAGTGGAGAAAAGCTCGGGTATGCACCAGGGTGCCATAGCTACTGGCAAG ttGTTATCTCTGCGGGAAGAAGAGATCGCAAGGCCATCGTCTGTGAAGATTTCATCTAACAGCTCTCCACACAAATCTTTTTCCAGAAGCTTTAGTAGGTTATCATTTGAAGATAGTTATGATGACTCTGAGTTTTCAGGTCCCTTTGTGGTGGATGATGATGAAATGATGGATCACAGTAGCAG GCCTGGTTCATCTGATCGATCAGGAAATCTTGGCACACCGCATGACCGATCAGGGCCATTCACACCAAGAAAGTCACAAGATGCTGCAGTTGGTGCTCTTGTTCAGATGCTGAAAAAAGCACCGCCTCTTAGACAAGATTTACATCGATCACAGAACGTTTGTAAACCCTCAAGGCCTGAGAATTCGTCCAGTCAGATCAAAGACCAGCCTGTTGTTGAAGTTGCTCCTTCAAATATGATATCTTCTAGGGTTTCTGGCATCAAGACCACATCTGATGCATTAGAGGAGCTGAAAGTGTATATGGACATGAAACAACTTCTGTTAAGGCAATCAGGCAAGTCTTAG